In Lentimicrobiaceae bacterium, the genomic window AAGACGTATGATATCTTCATCAGAAATTTCTTGGTTATTGAATATATCTATTGTTTGAGCAATATGTGCAAGCGTTTCTCTTGAATTGCGTAGAATTTCATTGGTTCGGGTGTTAAATATTACGCTAAAGTGGTACATATTCGGGTCTGAGTCGAGTACTATGAAATCTTTCTTTACTTCATAAGATATGAACAGGAAACAATGAATTTGTGATGCATATTCGGAGACTTTGATTTTTCTTGTTTCTCCATCTTTCTTTATAATTTTTTCAATTTTACTTTGCTCTTCTTTTGTAAGTGTTATAAACTGATAAGTCATTGGGTATTTTTCTTTTTCTGTTAATATTTTTGTGTTTGCATAATTATGTCGTGTTTTATCTTGTCCGTTACAACTTGTAACGAAAAGTGATGATAACACCATTATAATTATTATTGCTTTTGTTCTCATTGTTTTATAGTCTTAATTTTATCTATTATTTAAGTTATTACATATGTATATTATCAATTAACATATTAAGCCTAACCTATTCGATATATTTCCATTTGTATTCGTTCAGGTAGCTTATTTTTTTATTCTCTATGTTGACGTAAGTTTTTTGCAATGCAGCTAATCTCATTCCGTTAAAGGCTCTATCGCCAATTTCTTCAATTGTATTGTAAAAATCCGAGTTAAAGAGTTCGGACGGCACTTTGTTTGTTTCATGCCATTCGCCAGTCTGGGCGTTCCATTGAACGATAGGCATATCTTCAGAATATTTATAAAATGTAAATCCCGTCTGATTGTCATCAGGCATTACCTCACCTGAAAAATTATCTTTAATTGACAGTAATTCACTACACGAGTTCAAGTCGTACACATTAAGCGTCCGAACATTGCTTGTGCCATTACTCAATACCAGAGCATCAGCTACAACGCATTCAAATGCTGTGGCATCTTGAACTGTGAATGATTTTACATCTTCACGCTTTGCTTCAACTCGAATAATAAATCCGTCGTAATTTTCAGCCCAGCTACCGCTAATGCGGCGTAAGTCATCTTCATAGCAAAGTGTTTCGTTTTCTTGTAATGGTTGTAATGTGATAATTTCAATCTCTTGGGTTTGCTTGTTGTCCTTTTTATTGTTAGTACAACCTACCATAGTTAGTACAATTAAGGCGAGTAATACAATTTTTTTCTTCATTTTATTAATGTTTTTAGTTTAATTAAATTTTAATCGCGTAGCACGTATGAGCTGAAAATTCCATGCATTTGGTGTGCTATCTTATTGAGAATTGCTATTTCATCTTCGTTTTCTGCAATATTCTTATCAACGTTGCCAACGGAATATTTAACATTTTTGCCATTTTGTCGGTAAAGACGTTTTTCTGAGTCTTTGTCCTCATTTTGTTGTTCAAAGGCAAAAGTAAGTGATTCATCGTCGAACATATACTCTGCATAAGTTGAGAAAATCCCATGTTGAGATTTAAAAATCACCATTTTTAATTCTCTTTCGTCGGGTGTATAATAGAAGTAGATTTTTTCGTTGTAAAAACGTGCGCCAGGCTCTCTTTGGTCGTATTTATTGTCTTCTAAATAAAGGCAAACCAAATCGTTGGTTTTACCTTCAAGTTGTGATTTAAGTTTATAATACTGCGTGCGAATTTTTTGCACATCTTTTGCTGCATCTTGTGCTTGTATTGCCGTAAGGCAAAGCATTGTAATGATAATAGTTATAATTAATCTTTTCATTGTTTTATTATTTTAATTTTTTACTTAAATCTGTACCATTTTTAATAACCTTAAAACCTTGTACTTGCACCACCGCCACCACTACTACCACCACCCCACGAGCCGCCACTACTCGACGAACTCGATGATGAACCCCATGATGAACTGTCGTCATAGCTTGATGAACTAGAGCCTGAACTTCCAACATATGACGGATATTTACGGAAACGGTATGTTAAATCTTCAAAGTGTTGGCTTCCACATTTTTTGCAGGTAAAAGTGTGGCGTCTAGTGCGCATGTAAATATTTTCTTCCGTTGTTGGCTCCAATGAAATAAGTTCCGAACCTTTCTCGAGTTTCATTTTGCCAATTGACTCACACGCTTCGCAAATCAGACCTCTTCGTAATCTTCTACGCCAAGGAATGTTGATGAAAAGCAAGTAAGGGATAATGATATAAGGGACAAAAATAAAGTATGCAATTAAGTTCGCAGGTTTAATTCCTCTGTAATTAATTAGTTTTTGATAAACGTTTTTACCTTTTTTCACATCTTTCCTTCTCTTGTAGTGGGCATAACCTAAAAAGGCTAACCCAAACAGTGTCCAAATAGCGAATCCAAATATTGCATCTCCATCGTCGCCGCCGCTCATAGTTGTGCCAAGGAACTCCTCGTTGTCGGGGTCGGCAAGCCGCTTTTGTACTGCAATAAGCCCGGCTTCGAGGGCTTCGCCGTACTTATCTTCGGTCAAATAAGGCAGCATTATTTTTGTTTGGATTAGCTTACAAATTCCGTCGGGAAGTATAGCCTCAAGTCCATATCCTGTTTCGAATGTTATTTCTCTATTGCCTTCCTCTAAATTGAGCAAGATGAGCAATCCTTGGTCTGTTTCTTTTTTGCCAATACCCCAAGTGTTGAATAGCTGATTGGCAAATTCGCGTAATGTAGCGTATTCGTTATCATCAAAATTTGGTAGTACAACTACCGCCACTTCCACATCGAATGTGTCGCGTATTGTGGCTGCTATGCTGTCGATTGCGATACGGTAGCGTTGTGCAATAAGATTGTTCGGATCGCTAGTATAGCGAGATGCATCTTGGAGTTGTACATTAGGTACATCTTCTACGCGGTATCTAATATTAGTTTTAAGGACAACGCTGCTTTGTAGCCTACTACTCGTAGAGCGTTCTTGCTTTGAAATAGCTATTTCTTTGTTAGAATCCTCATGGTTTCCAGCAAAGCTTACCAACAAGGCAGTTGCAATAAAGATTGTAAAAAGAATAACAACGCTTTTTATTACTCCGCTACTATTTGCACGTCTCATTTCTTTATTGTTTTTATTTTCATAATAATCTACTTTTATCTGAAGATGCCTTGCATATCGGCAACATCGGTCTCTCTCATTTTACCGTCAGATGCTTTTAATTTCAACTGTCGACAAAATGTCGACAGTTCAGATTTTTCCTCTTCCGACATCCTCTTTTTTACACGATACCAATAGTCTCTGGGTTTACTGCTTTTTGTTAGTACTCCAACTACATCTACCACAGAAAAACACCATTCTTCTTTTTCGCTGTCCCATACAGTGCGAACTTCTTTATTTTCATATAATTTTATTTCATTCATTTCACTACTCATTTATATTGAAAGTTAAATTTTAAATTGTCATTTTTATGGCAAATTTAGGTTTTATTTCGTAAATCTCGTTGTATATTTATCTTTCTCTTGTAAATGAGCCGCCACCTTTGTATGTGTTTACAATACATGTGAATTCCCAGCCGCATTTTGGACATTTTATAACATGATAAATAATATCATCAATCCAATACCCGTCTTTCTTATGTTCTCCTACAGCACAACTGCCTTCTACGAAGATAAAGTTTTCTTTTTCAATTAGTTCTTTAATATATTCTATGGTTTCTTCGTATAGTTCCGGTGAAATAAAGTTATGAACTTCTTTGATATCAAAACAATGTAAACATGTTTCTGAATATTTTGTTGTACCTACCGGTTCAAAAATAATCAGATTTTCTTTTATTGCTTTGTGAGTCAACTCTACAAGTTGCCGAACATCCTTTTCGACGTCTGCATAATGAAAATAATTAGCTTTCGGGAATATCATTAAGGGCCAGAAAACATCACCGGCTTTATTCTGTACTTCTATAACAATAAAACCGCGTTCACATTCCATGATTATCTTGTATTCGCAGGGTAAATAATGGTATTCTAAATAAAAAACGCACATTTGAACAGGTCCCCAATATTCGACAAGCTGAACATCTTTACCAAAAATTTCCAACATGATTTTATGGCAATTTTTCATGTTCTTAGCAGATATAGATTCATCTTCAAGTATAAGTTCCATAATTTTTCTCCTTTTTCTTTGCTTAACCATT contains:
- a CDS encoding TPM domain-containing protein — translated: MRRANSSGVIKSVVILFTIFIATALLVSFAGNHEDSNKEIAISKQERSTSSRLQSSVVLKTNIRYRVEDVPNVQLQDASRYTSDPNNLIAQRYRIAIDSIAATIRDTFDVEVAVVVLPNFDDNEYATLREFANQLFNTWGIGKKETDQGLLILLNLEEGNREITFETGYGLEAILPDGICKLIQTKIMLPYLTEDKYGEALEAGLIAVQKRLADPDNEEFLGTTMSGGDDGDAIFGFAIWTLFGLAFLGYAHYKRRKDVKKGKNVYQKLINYRGIKPANLIAYFIFVPYIIIPYLLFINIPWRRRLRRGLICEACESIGKMKLEKGSELISLEPTTEENIYMRTRRHTFTCKKCGSQHFEDLTYRFRKYPSYVGSSGSSSSSYDDSSSWGSSSSSSSSGGSWGGGSSGGGGASTRF
- a CDS encoding BRO family protein, whose protein sequence is MSSEMNEIKLYENKEVRTVWDSEKEEWCFSVVDVVGVLTKSSKPRDYWYRVKKRMSEEEKSELSTFCRQLKLKASDGKMRETDVADMQGIFR